In Daucus carota subsp. sativus chromosome 4, DH1 v3.0, whole genome shotgun sequence, one DNA window encodes the following:
- the LOC108216798 gene encoding heavy metal-associated isoprenylated plant protein 23 gives MGVNGTLEYISDMMSSGHRHKKRKQMQTVDLKVRMDCDGCELKVKKALSSLSGVKSVEINRKQQKVTVNGYVEANKVLKKAKSTGKKAEIWPYVPYNLVAQPYSAQAYDKKAPAGYVRKVENTAASGTVTTYEDPYMNMFSDENPNACSVM, from the exons ATGGGTGTTAATGGAACTTTGGAATACATATCTGATATGATGAGCAGTGGCCATAGGCATAAGAAGAGGAAGCAGATGCAGACTGTTGATCTCAAAGTTAGAATGGACTGTGATGGCTGTGAGCTCAAGGTCAAGAAAGCATTGTCCTCTTTGAGTG GTGTGAAGTCTGTGGAGATCAACAGGAAGCAGCAGAAGGTGACAGTGAATGGATATGTGGAAGCAAACAAGGTGTTGAAAAAAGCCAAGTCAACAGGAAAGAAGGCAGAGATATGGCCGTATGTGCCCTACAACCTGGTGGCTCAGCCTTACTCTGCACAAGCTTATGACAAGAAAGCTCCTGCTGGTTATGTCAGAAAGGTGGAAAACACAGCAGCAAGTGGGACTGTGACAACATATGAGGACCCCTACATGAATATGTTCAGTGATGAAAACCCAAATGCATGTTCTGTCATGTAA
- the LOC108216440 gene encoding photosynthetic NDH subunit of lumenal location 4, chloroplastic, whose protein sequence is MAAASSLSIFLTLRKPNAIKISKTRPFLTCKAQESSSSSVSFPSKISSKKKPFLEVGFGLLAASLLILSPLENANATRLNYYATVEEPSCDLKFVPSGLGYCDLVVGSGLEAPYNQLINVHYTGRFADGTVFDSSYKFARPLTMRIGVGKVIKGLDQGILGGEGVPPMFVGGKRKLHIPPELAYGPEPAGCFSGDCNVPANATLVYNVNFVGIYSGNRK, encoded by the exons atggcTGCAGCATCATCACTCTCTATCTTCTTGACACTGCGAAAACCAAAcgccattaaaatctcaaagaCCAGACCTTTCTTAACATGTAAAGCCCAAgagtcttcttcttcttcagtttCATTTCCCTCGAAAATTTCGAGCAAGAAAAAGCCATTTCTTGAAGTGGGCTTTGGCTTGTTAGCTGCTTCATTGTTGATATTGAGTCCATTAGAAAATGCAAATGCAACAAGACTCAATTACTATGCCACTGTTGAAGAACCTTCTTGTGACCTTAAATTTGTTCCTTCTGGCCTTGGCTACTGTGATCTTGTGGTTGGCTCTGGCCTTGAAGCTCCTTATAATCAGCTTATCAAT GTTCACTACACTGGAAGGTTTGCTGATGGAACAGTTTTTGACAGTAGCTATAAATTTGCTAGGCCTCTCACCATGCGCATTGGCGTGGGCAAG GTGATCAAAGGTTTGGATCAAGGAATACTTGGAGGTGAAGGGGTACCCCCAATGTTTGTTG GTGGAAAGCGTAAGCTTCATATACCTCCAGAATTGGCATATGGACCAGAACCTGCTGGATGCTTTTCAG GTGACTGCAATGTACCAGCAAATGCCACTCTGGTATATAATGTCAACTTTGTGGGAATCTATAGTGGAAATAGGAAGTGA
- the LOC108215841 gene encoding L-ascorbate oxidase, translating to MAGLFSRYLVLALCLIICLTSISSANAAVRRFKWEVKYEYKSQDCVRKLALTINGKTPGPTIRAVRGDTIVVKLNNSLLTENVAIHWHGIRQIGTPWADGTEGVTQCPILAGDTFTYKFVVDRAGTYMYHAHYGMQREAGLYGSLRVALPDGESEPFSYDYDRSIILNDWYHKSAFEQAAGLSSPQFQWVGEPQSLLIQGRGKYLCNSTTLAKDDVCNATSPECARHVIIFVPGKTYRLRIGSLTALSALSFEIEGHNMTVVEADGHYVDPFVVKNLFIYSGETYSVIVKADQDPSRNYWAVSKIVGRESNTTSGLAVINYYPNPRRDPPTIPPTGPKWNDTDARRNFSLSIKSHPKFIQSPPQTSDRVIVLLNTQNEINGIRRWSVNNVSFNLPHTPYLIALKERLGHFDQTPPPDGYDTAKYDIFKVQDNANATSSNAIYRLKFDTVVDLILQNAQTMNKNKNDSETHPWHLHGHDFWVLGYGKGKFNKSSDPQNYNLVNPIMKNTVPVHPFGWTALRFRANNPGTWAFHCHIESHFYMGMGIVLEEGIEKVGKLPSSIMGCGDSKGYRRP from the exons ATGGCTGGTCTTTTCTCCAGATATCTTGTGTTAGCGCTTTGCTTAATCATTTGCTTAACATCCATTTCCAGTGCCAATGCAGCTGTTCGTCGCTTCAAATGGGAGGTGAAATACGAATACAAGTCTCAAGATTGCGTCAGAAAACTTGCACTTACTATAAATGGAAAAACTCCAGGGCCAACAATTAGAGCTGTGCGAGGTGATACCATCGTTGTTAAACTTAATAACAGCCTGTTAACTGAAAATGTTGCGATTCATTGGCACGGTATCCGACAGATCGGAACTCCGTGGGCTGATGGAACCGAAGGTGTCACACAATGTCCTATTTTGGCCGGAGATACTTTTACTTATAAGTTTGTCGTCGACAGA GCGGGGACTTATATGTATCATGCTCATTACGGTATGCAAAGAGAGGCTGGCCTTTACGGATCACTCCGTGTTGCTCTTCCTGACGGAGAGTCAGAACCGTTCTCCTATGATTACGACCGGAGCATCATTCTTAATGATTGGTACCACAAGAGCGCGTTTGAACAAGCTGCTGGCCTTTCATCACCTCAGTTTCAATGGGTTGGGGAGCCTCAGTCACTCTTGATACAAGGAAGAGGGAAGTACTTATGTAATTCGACAACGCTTGCAAAGGATGATGTTTGTAATGCAACGAGTCCTGAGTGTGCGCGTCATGTGATAATTTTTGTTCCGGGGAAAACATATCGCCTGAGGATCGGAAGCTTGACAGCTCTATCAGCTTTGAGCTTTGAGATAGAG GGCCACAATATGACCGTTGTTGAAGCTGATGGACACTATGTGGATCCATTTGTGGTGAAAAATCTGTTTATTTACTCTGGTGAAACGTACTCGGTCATTGTAAAGGCTGATCAAGATCCTTCAAGAAACTATTGGGCAGTTTCGAAGATAGTTGGTAGAGAAAGCAACACAACAAGTGGCTTAGCAGTCATAAACTACTATCCAAATCCTAGAAGAGATCCTCCAACAATTCCACCAACAGGCCCCAAGTGGAACGACACTGATGCGCGGAGAAATTTTAGTTTGTCGATTAAGTCTCACCCCAAGTTCATCCAGTCCCCACCACAAACTTCAGATAGAGTCATTGTGCTACTCAACACTCAGAATGAAATCAATGGCATTAGGCGCTGGTCAGTCAACAATGTGTCGTTTAACCTCCCTCACACGCCTTACTTGATCGCGCTTAAGGAGAGATTAGGCCATTTTGATCAAACGCCACCGCCTGATGGTTATGACACAGCAAAATATGACATCTTCAAAGTCCAGGATAATGCAAACGCTACTTCAAGCAATGCAATTTATAGGCTAAAGTTTGACACAGTAGTGGATTTGATTCTGCAAAATGCACAAACTATGAACAAGAATAAGAATGATAGCGAGACTCATCCGTGGCATCTACACGGTCATGATTTTTGGGTTCTTGGCTACGGCAAAGGCAAGTTCAACAAGTCCAGTGATCCACAGAATTACAATCTAGTAAACCCCATTATGAAAAACACAGTGCCTGTTCATCCTTTTGGCTGGACAGCATTGAGATTCCGGGCGAATAATCCTGGTACATGGGCATTCCATTGTCATATAGAATCACATTTCTATATGGGAATGGGGATAGTTTTAGAAGAAGGAATCGAGAAAGTGGGAAAATTGCCATCTTCGATCATGGGTTGTGGAGATTCAAAAGGCTACAGGAGGCCATAG
- the LOC108218020 gene encoding protein NEN4 encodes MADSNSGIREIVFFDLETNVPKRSGEQFWILEFGAIVVCPRKLVELESYVTLIRPGDLSVVALRPGRCGAITREAVASAPSFEEVADKIFKILDGRVWAGHNIQRFDCVRVKEAFASIGRPAPVPAGMIDSLGVLTQKFGRRAGDMKMASLATYFGLGQQKHRSLDDVRMNLEVLKHCATVLFLESSLPSLLNGSWHDGPTVQTRSRSLLDPKTYNNSSTLKDQLHKSSNMITTRRPSSDYGKLPCREEVSRKSPPATTLNHHQRPFPYSTRGSLRKVTERVKINHVLSNILRHSHSLLR; translated from the exons ATGGCAGATTCTAATTCAGGTATCAGAGAGATCGTGTTCTTCGATTTAGAAACGAATGTGCCTAAAAGAAGTGGAGAGCAATTTTGGATTTTGGAGTTTGGTGCAATTGTTGTTTGTCCGCGTAAACTTGTTGAGCTGGAGAGCTATGTAACGCTGATTAGGCCGGGTGATCTGTCGGTGGTTGCATTAAGGCCAGGAAGGTGTGGTGCAATTACGCGTGAAGCTGTTGCCAGTGCACCTTCATTTGAAGAAGTTGCAGACAAGATATTCAAGATTCTTGATGGCAGAGTATGGGCAGGGCATAATATTCAGAGATTTGATTGTGTGCGTGTGAAGGAGGCGTTTGCAAGTATTGGGAGGCCTGCGCCAGTGCCAGCTGGGATGATCGATTCCTTGGGAGTTCTGACGCAGAAATTTGGGAGAAGAGCTGGGGACATGAAG ATGGCAAGTCTGGCAACTTACTTTGGGCTCGGACAACAGAAGCATAG GAGCCTAGATGATGTGCGCATGAATTTGGAAGTCCTCAAACATTGCGCAACTGTTCTGTTTCTG GAGTCGAGCCTTCCAAGTTTATTGAATGGAAGCTGGCATGATGGGCCAACTGTTCAAACCAGAAGCAGAAGTTTACTG GACCCGAAAACATATAATAATTCTAGCACATTGAAAGATCAGCTGCATAAATCTTCAAATATGATCACAACAAGAAGACCGAGTAGCGACTATGGTAAATTGCCATGCAGAGAGGAAGTTAGCAGGAAATCTCCTCCGGCTACAACACTTAATCATCATCAGAGACCTTTTCCCTACAGTACCAGGGGAAGTCTCAGAAAG GTAACAGAGAGAGTGAAGATAAACCATGTTCTGAGTAATATTCTCAGGCATTCACATTCATTACTCAGATAG
- the LOC108219019 gene encoding inositol-3-phosphate synthase has protein sequence MFIESFKVESPNVKYTESEIESVYTYETTELVHEQRDGAYQWIVKPKSVKYDFKTDTRVPKFGVMLVGWGGNNGSTLTAGVIANKKGISWATKDKVQQANYFGSLTQASTIRVGSFNGEEIYAPFKSLLPMVNPDDIVFGGWDISNMNLADAMGRARVLDIDLQKQLIPYMESMVPLPGIFDPDFIAANQGSRANNIIKGTKKEQIDQIIKDIREFKEANKVDKVVVLWTANTERYSNVVVGLNDTEENLFASVERNEAEISPSTLYAIACVLENVPFINGSPQNTFVPGLIDLAIRRNSLIGGDDFKSGQTKMKSVLVDFLVGAGIKPTSIVSYNHLGNNDGMNLSAPQTFRSKEISKSNVVDDMVSSNAILYEAGEHPDHVVVIKYVPYVGDSKRAMDEYTSEIFMGGTNTIVLHNTCEDSLLAAPIILDLVLLAELSTRIQFKAEAEGKFHSFHPVATILSYLTKAPLVPPGTPVVNALAKQRAMLENILRACVGLAPENNMILEYK, from the exons ATGTTTATCGAGAGCTTTAAAGTAGAGAGCCCAAATGTCAAGTACACAGAGAGTGAGATTGAGTCTGTGTACACCTATGAGACCACTGAGCTTGTTCATGAGCAAAGAGATGGGGCCTATCAGTGGATCGTCAAGCCCAAGTCTGTCAAATATGATTTCAAGACTGATACTCGGGTCCCCAAATTTGg TGTTATGCTTGTTGGATGGGGAGGCAACAATGGATCAACGCTAACTGCTGGTGTTATTGCAAACAAAAA AGGAATCTCGTGGGCAACCAAGGATAAGGTTCAACAAGCCAACTACTTCGGCTCGCTCACCCAGGCGTCAACCATACGTGTTGGCTCTTTCAATGGAGAGGAGATTTATGCCCCTTTCAAGAGCCTGCTTCCTATG GTGAACCCAGATGACATAGTGTTTGGCGGTTGGGACATAAGCAACATGAACTTGGCAGATGCTATGGGTAGGGCTAGAGTTTTGGACATTGATCTGCAAAAACAGCTAATTCCCTACATGGAGTCCATGGTTCCCCTACCTGGTATTTTCGACCCTGATTTTATTGCAGCAAACCAAGGCTCTCGTGCTAATAACATCATTAAAGGAACCAAGAAAGAACAGATTGATCAGATTATAAAAGACATTAG GGAGTTTAAGGAGGCCAACAAGGTAGATAAGGTAGTGGTTTTGTGGACTGCCAACACGGAAAGATACAGCAATGTGGTTGTGGGGCTAAATGATACGGAGGAGAACCTCTTTGCTTCTGTGGAGAGGAATGAAGCTGAGATTTCTCCTTCTACCCTGTATGCTATAGCCTGTGTTCTTGAAAATGTGCCTTTCATCAATGGGAGCCCACAGAACACATTTGTTCCAG GGTTGATTGATTTGGCAATAAGGAGGAACAGTCTAATTGGAGGGGATGACTTTAAGAGTGGTCAGACCAAGATGAAATCTGTACTGGTTGATTTCCTTGTTGGTGCTGGTATAAAG CCAACATCCATTGTTAGCTACAATCATCTGGGAAACAATGATGGTATGAACCTCTCAGCCCCCCAAACTTTCCGCTCAAAGGAGATATCTAAGAGTAATGTGGTTGATGACATGGTCTCTAGCAATGCTATCCTCTATGAAGCTGGCGAACATCCTGATCACGTGGTTGTTATCAAG TATGTGCCATATGTTGGAGATAGCAAGAGAGCCATGGATGAATACACATCAGAGATATTCATGGGCGGAACTAACACTATTGTTCTTCACAACACATGTGAAGATTCTCTTTTGGCTGCTCCAATCATCTTGGACTTGGTTCTCCTTGCAGAACTCAGTACTCGCATTCAGTTTAAAGCTGAGGCAGAG GGTAAATTTCACTCCTTTCACCCTGTGGCCACCATTCTCAGCTACCTCACAAAGGCCCCTCTC GTTCCACCAGGCACACCGGTGGTGAATGCACTCGCGAAGCAGAGAGCAATGCTGGAGAACATACTGAGGGCCTGCGTTGGTCTGGCTCCGGAGAACAACATGATTCTGGAGTACAAGTGA